The Miscanthus floridulus cultivar M001 chromosome 6, ASM1932011v1, whole genome shotgun sequence genomic interval AGTGTTAAACTATATGATACTCACCCTAAGAGAATAGCGTAGTCGATTTGCCAAATGGTTCTCATTAGCCCTTTTTACAGTGTTACTAATTTCTTCTGGATTTGGCGCTCCACTTATCATAATATCCTGAAATACAAACAAACAACAAGAACTATGAAGAGCAACCCAGCAGGGAACACCAAAAATCTGTATTCTAATAGTATTCCAATAAATTCAACAAGAACTATGATACTCACTCCGACAATATACAACATAAACAACTACAAGAAAATAAATTCCTATTTATTGAAAAACAATCAACAAAATACAGCAAATTTTATAAGATCGGTTTACATTGTTGGCCACAGTATTCCAATAGATGCAATCATCAGAGTTAAGGATGTTACTTTAACAATAAAAACAATAATTATGTTAAATCATTGAAGTGGTATATTTGACGGTTACCTCTGGATTCGTGTCAAAGTCGAGCTCCAAATTATCATCACCGTTGGACCATAGATTGAACACTATAATCTTGGTGCCATGTGGACCAATGTCACAGAACTGTTCATCAACCATAGATTGGAACAACCATTAGCATTTTAGATAACCTATATATTACTAACAAATACTAAATGAGGTTGTAGTAGCTACATCAATCTGTTGAATTTTACTATTTTATTTAAATGTTTTTTAAACACAGTTGTCATGTATTTATATGGAAAACAATTTATCCAGCTTATACCTTCAAGTCTAAGTTTGTCAGTTTTATAGTGTTTTCTTCGAGTAAATAAAACATTGTATCTCTAGACTTCAATCGGATGGCAGGTTTAGCATACATTCTGCATAAGCTCTTCTTCTGTTGCAAAAGGGGACCATTTCAACAACACTGACAAATTTGAGGAGAATTGCTCCGAACCATGATGCTCCAATCGTTGAGTTTGTCCTTTCATTAGATTGCATTTATAATCCACCTAAGAAGAGAAAATGTATCATCAGAAACAAGGGAAGTGGTGCCAATGCCAACCAAATAAAAAAATCGCACAGCATACCATAGGAATTACAACATCTGTATGTCCTGTTTCCACCAAGAAAGTGTAAGAGAGGAGACCAATGGATTGTGTAGGCCCACTGAAAACAAGTAATAACTTGGCATTATTTCAATTGACAAAAAAAAGTGGTTCACAAAAGGAAAGAAATTTAAGTGAGGTTCTATGGTACCTGCTCTTAGTGCAGCGAGTGAAAACAATAGCATCTGCTCCAAGCCGCATTGTGCTAGTCTTAAATCCATTTCCATCTAATCGAAGTGATAAATGCCAAAATGTTAGACAATGGGTTTCAGGGGATGACTTGCAGATCATAAAACAAAAGTTGGCAATACATTGTCCAATCGAAGATCCTGATTGTTTCTCTGAAAATCCAAAGCTCATGCACCGCCTCAAAGAATCAGGATCCATGCCTCCACCATCATCTGTATGGTAGCCGGAAATTATGCACTCTGTCAGTTTTAAATTCATACGTGTATCCATATTTGCCTAATTTTTTAAAGTAAGCTTCATTATAGTGCAAGCATGAGCAAACTCTGTAGTTCCTACAAACTCCATAAAAAACCGTAAAGTTTATAAGTTTGTATTTTGGTTTATTAATCCAATCAAATATCATTTAAAATAATGCTATCACATTAATTATAATATAACAATCACAACCTTGAATTAGTAAAGCTGGTGATCCATGTCGTTTGTCGATGACTTTGTCCAACAATATTGTTGTAGCACCACCAGTTTCTATCTGTTTGACACAAAAATCCAGTCACACGTTTACCTATGAATAATCAATATGGCTCAACAATAAATCTGTTTAAAGttttaaaaaacaaaaattatGTTTAATTACCTCATCCACCGCATTGTCCAACAACTCTGCCACAGCTGTAACAAGGCAAAGAATGTAAGACACAATGCAACAATAACTAAGACTGTAGTCtaaaaaagaagtctgaaaccACACAAAAGCATACCTCCGAACGGCCATTTATGTGAAGTTGCGTTGGAGTGGAGAAATTCGGGGTGGACGCACATACGATTCTGAAGACCTACAAGGAAGCACAGTGATCAACATCGAGTGTAAGAGGTATGCTACGAAGAATTAATAGAATTCACACGAAAACCTTCAGCATTATGACATACTCGGAGGCTGTGGCGCAGACCTCCCCTTCGCTGCATCATAATCGCCGGCGCCCCAGAACTTCCTACTCAACCGTGGTGGTGGTGCAGAGCAAGGTCGACGAGCCGAGGTACCCTCGAGTGCCTCGTCGGCGCTAATGGACCGGTCGCTGACGCCACCCGATAGCTCTGAAGCGGCCTGGTTCAGGACGCATGCCGCTTGAGGCTGAGTTTGCGGTAACACTCGAGTGCCACCGCACTCCAGTGGCAATGCCGTTGGCTGACAAGCGCTGGGGCCGTGGAGCTTCCGCTGGATGGTGGTGGCCACGATAGGGGAGACGAAGGGCTTGATGTCTCTCTCCGCGTCCATGTAGTCTGTCGGCACTTCCTTAAGATGGTTGCTGTTCAAGTGACAAACAGTAGGAGCGATTAGTGAGGAAATGCATATGTATGGTAAAATCGAGAATGCCAAGAGATACATCATAACTACGACATTTAGAAAAAAAACGACAATAAATTCTTAATAAATCAGAGAAAATCAAGAAAGCTAGCACAGTATTGGCAGAAGTGTTCCATACAAAGAAAATTCGCAAAAGGTGAAGAAATATCCGAAAAACAAATCAAAACAATGTCAGCAACTCACATAAGCCATTTAGAGCTTGTCAAATTTCAGCAAGGTCAAATTGTCACAAACCACATAAGCCATTCATTATTTCTCAACACTATTTAGTCCTTTAGATTAGATTTTTTTTAGGCAAACAAGAGAGGTAAAGCACCCCTACTGAAATTTTATTAAAAAACAAAGCAACAATACAAAGCaaatgaagctaagaaaaaagaaagagagaaagaaaatgagAAAGAATAGACTACTAAAGGGAAAGTATTCCTTCTTTGCCCCATGGATAACCATAGCAAACTCTTAAGGAATAGATTGGGATCTACGACCAATATCCTTCTTGTTCCTCTCCTTCACCCACAATCTCTCCACTTCCACCACCAAATTTTCCTTAATCTGCCAAATTTGTAACCACAGATAACAACTAatttaccccttcactggatgAGACATAGCTCCGCTACCACGCACCTGATTGTGCCCCACGGACGTTCTATTGTAGCCTAGCTTGCGGCACGCCTAGCCTTGCCATCTCGCCCCTCAATGGCCATCACAACTAGGTGGAACTTCTCTTCCCTTGTCCTTGAACCTCTATGAACCCTAATCCCTAaccttaaccctaaccctaaccccaaaccTTAAATTAAAACACTAACCTTGTCGTGGACGAAGAGTCACCGAAGATGGAGAAGATGGTATCGGATATCGTCGGAGTTGGATAAGAGGGCTAAAAATGATCGAAGGTGGAGATGGTAGGATCTGATCTCGCTAGAGTTAGAGAAGGGGAAAAGAAAGAGGAAAAGAGAGAAATAGTCTCAAAGGAGGAGCACTAGGATAAAATATATCTTTTCCTTTTTGCCCCCGTGGTTCGGTCAAATAAAAGCCAAAATTTTCCCACCTGTAAATCGAGTAATTGCAGCCTAACTGCACATGTCCTGGAACATCCAAATAAGAATAAAGAGAGATAAAGCTAACATTTTAatgatttaatttattattagcTAGCACATATATAATCAATAAACTTTTTATAGGGCTCTTCATGAGAGAGAGTGAGTGTTACATCATTGAGCATTTAAGTAagagagtcccaaactccattggAAACAATTATTCCTAGCCGCTTAATAAGTATCTTCATAAGGTTATTTAGAGTCCAGATAAGCGTTCGTCAGCAACTCATCACCCAATGCATAGGCTCCAATCTTTTTTTACTTTATTAGCCATTCTAAATTGAAAATTGAAACAATAGCAAAAGGCAAGTCGTATTTCACATAGATTCAGTGCTACAGTACCTCATGATAGGACGGAAAATGGGAGGGTGCTGCAGCTCGAGAAAGGAAAGAAACCCAAAGTCCGgcaatttatatattttttacttTAGAGGCCATCTTTCATGAACAAATTAGATCACAGTTTACCAATTAGCTCAGATGACAAATGTATTAGATGTCCATTCAGTTAGCATGGTTAATATTGGTTAAAACAAAATTCATTCAAGCATCCGCCGCTCGACCTCCAAAGACCGCTTCACGCCTGAAGAACTGTCGTTGTTGGGCGAGTGCGTCAACTCCGACGCCGAGCGCCGCGCAACCGCGATGGCCTCACCGTGACAAGGGAACAAAAAAACAAAGCAACCGTCCATGCATAAAGAACGGTTGAAAATACAGAGATCCTAGAGAAGCGGAAGGGTCCTAAATATAGATTAACTTGAGGATGGAAGACAGAGAGAAGCAAATATGAAGAAGAAAGAACACAGCCAAATCATGTCTTAACTTGAGGATGGAAGACAGAGAAGCAAATATGAAGAAGGAACACAGCCAAATCATGTCTTTCAAGAACAGGAGAGATAAAAAGGCAAACACACTCTAAACAAAAATAATAATCTTACCTCTGGAATGCAGTCCAATCTTGATCTTTTCCTAGTTGCCTCCCAACTGTAGTTtggtatagatagatagatagatagatcagATAAAAGAAAAGGCTCCAAGGTTTTGAATGGTCTTGGTATGACCAGATCTTTTTTCTTCTTGCCTTCCAACTGCAGATCTTACTTTTGATATGGATCAGATCAAACAATTACCCCAAGGTTTTTAAGGGTTCTTGATATGATCACTCCTTCAATGCCAATTTGCTTTTGGCACTTCACCTTGATGACAATGACAAAACAAAACCCTAGCACCTGCTCTCTAAAGAAGGGATCTAGGGAATCCAAGTTGCATATTTGTAGGCTAGGAAACCACCCCTAGACCTTTTCTTGGTAGGAACTAAATATAGATCTGTTGGGAGTCAGCCTGAAGGAAAAATATCTTAAAGGATCTGATGGGACAAGCAGAGTCCAAGTCCATCTCACATGAAGGAAACTTAATTGCCAAGAAAGCTAGTTAGTTTCCTTGATATATGGATGTCAACtataccacatatatatatatttatttatttatttatttattttccctCTCCCTGCTATGTGCAGGTTGTTTTATGCTTTCATGACTTACCCCTATATATACTATTTCAAAAGTTTCAAATTCATCTACCTGTATTTGACAAATCTTGTACGGCAAGGACTCGTATTTCGTACCTGACTCGGAGACCGAAATTCGGTCGAGATCAACTGAAACTCCGCCGACCGCCTCGTGGTGCCGTGGCTGCGCAGGCTCACAGGCGTCGAGGGCAGCATCACGCTGCTCCAGCGCATGGGCGTGGGCATGGTACTCTCCGTCGTGGCCATGCTCATCGCCGGCGCGAGCTCGCCGTGCTCCAGGCGGAGGCGAACCGCGAGCCGCTGTTGGGCACCCTCGTCTCGCCGGCGTCGGCGTTCTGGCTGGTGCCGCAGCTGGCGGCGTTGGGCCTCTCGGAGGCGTTCAACCAGGTGGGCTAGATGGAGTTCTACTACAAGCAGTTCCCGGAGAACATGCGCAGCGTCGCCGGGTCGCTCCTCTAAAGCGGCTTGGCGCTGTCCTTGTACCTCAACGGGCTGCTGGTCATCGTGGTGGTGGTGCACCTCGCTACGGCCGACCCCGTGCTAGGAGACCACGGGTGGTGGCTCGCCGTCTCGCCGAGAATCTCAACATGGTTTTTTTTCCACCCTGGATGTAATCTCTCGTCAGCGACAAATACATAAACATTTTCAGGAATGGAAGTGGTGATTTGCTCCTCTCCCTGAATACACACATATGACCCAGCACTCATGAGCGACTCTATTAGTCTATTACGTTCTGAAATCCGTGTTCGTTTGGCTAATAAGTCGTGGCTGAAAATATTGTTAGCTAATTTgtggtgagagaaaaataatattcgttgaTTGAAAAAATACGATTTATAAACCAAGCGGACAGGGCGTTTAAACGAACGCTCGAAACTAATGAAACAAGAAGACACCAGCGCCTTAATCTCCGCTATCAACACTTCCACAGCAGTATCATCAAAAGCTTCGGAGGTAATCGCCTGGACAACTTCCTCATCGGTGCGGTCAACTTCTTCGTGTTCCTCGCATGCCCGAAATGGTACAGGTAACTGACAAATCATTATCTAGAAGAAGAGGACTAAACGGGCCTCTCTTCTGCAGCAGTGTGGCCTTGTTGACTGGGCGGCCCACACGCGGCCCTACCGTCCCGCCCGATGAGCGCCGGGCCGAGCCACTGCCCACCGCCACGGTTCCCGCGTGCCCTGACTCCAATCCGAACAcgccgcggcggcgccggcgcgagCGCCGCGCAGCAACAccggcaccccccccccccctaatgtTCCTTACTCATCACCTCGCCGCCGGCGACATCCTCAACGCCCTCCGCAGCGTGTCCTGTCCGTACTCGGCACTCCACCTCTATTCCCTCCTCCACCTCCGGCTCCGCCCCTCGGAACCATCCTACTTCGTCTGGCGCGCCGCCATGTTCACCCTCAAGCCACTCTCCGCCGCTTCTTCCCTTCCACTCCTCTCCCATTTCCACGTCCACCTACTTAGGTCCAACCTCCTCGCCTACCCTCACGTCGCCTCCTCGCTCCTTCGCTCTTACTCGCTCCTCTCCCCGCCAGCTGCCCACCAACTGTTTCGATCAAATACCCTCCACCACCTGCAACCTCTACGTCCTCAACGTCATGCTTGCGTCACTGTGCCGCTCCTCTGACCTCGATTCTGCGCGCACATTCTTCGATGGCATCCCCGACAAAGACGTTGTGTCTTGGTCAACCATGCTCGCTTGCTATTTCTCCAATGGTCTCCTCGCTGACGGGCTTGCATTCTTCCGTACAATGACATTCACCACTGATATTGCTGTGGATTCTGCCATGCTCGCCACCCGCCTCACGTCCTGCGCGTCAGCTGGCTTTCTACCCCTGTTCTGCAGGGCCATTCACGGTTATGCTGTACGCCAATCCATCCCTGCTAGTATGCACCTCGGGACGACACTCATTGATTGCTACACCAAGACCAACCGCATTGACTACGCTACCCGTGTGTTTGCTCAGATGACTAAAAGGAATGTTGTGCACTGGACAATTATGATCTGTGGTATGGTTTCACAATTTCGCAACATCGAAGCTGTTCATCTGTTTGAGGAGATGTGTTAAAGAGGAGTGCAACCCAATGAGATGACATTTACAGCTGTGCTCAGCGCATGTGTGAATGCTGGGCTGGTGGAGAAAGGGAGGGAGCTGTTTAAGCTTATGGTTGACAGATATCGCCTTGAGCCAACCATACATCATTATGGGTGCATGGTTGATCTCTATGCAAAGGCAGGGTTGTTGGAGGATGCTTATGAGGTTATCAAAACCATGAAAGTGGAACCAAATGTCATCATACGGACATCATTGTTGGCGGCATGCAAGAAGTTCAAGAATTTTAAGATCGCCGTCGAGGGAATGGAGAAAGTATTGGCACTGGAGATATATGATGAAAACGCTGGATTATATACGTTGATATCTGACCTTTATGCTATGGGTGGACGGTGGAATGATGTGTTGAAGATTAGGAGGCTGGTGGAGGAGCGTGATGTGTGGAAGAACAGAGGTTTGAGCTCTGTCAAAGTGGAAGACCCCAGGGTTTGTCATCTGCTGCAGTCAGTTGATTCTTAACTTGGTTCCATACCTCTAATATTTGGCGGAAATACTGAACACAAGACTCTTTGATTTGTTTCATTGTGGAGGTATTCATAGGACAGGTCTACTTGTTGTTTGATGTAACCCAAAAGTGGAAATTAACAAGATGAATACAAACTTCCGCTCAAATTTTGGAATTATATTGAGATGTATTGTACTTATATGGTCCAGTGGGTTGATACACTGAAATATTGGAAGAAGGATTTAGGTTATACAGCATGTGCATACAAATAAACACTCGGAATTATTTAAGCAAGCCCAGCTCATTATTGAATTCCTTGGCATCTTGATGACTTTGAAGTTCAAATGCACTTCCTGCAGTCGCAGTTCTGTGATCTGGGTTTCACTCTTCTTATTAAACTGAAGTTGATAGATGGAATTTGAGCTTGAAATTTTCATGTTGCTGATATGGTCTTCAAAAGAGTACTCAAAGGAAAGTAAGTAAAGTTTGGGTTCAGCTCCCACTATTGTTTTTTCTTCTTGACCGTGCTAAGGGACGTAGCTCCCACTATTGCCATTGCCAATAAACTATATTCACGTGGTTTTGTTGCTAACTGTTTCCAGCTCCAGCGTCAGTAATACTTCTGTCCAGGTGCCATCTCTGTCACTGTCTTTTATTGGACTACGGGATTGGTTGCAGATTCTGTGTGCTATACCCAAAGATCGGTGACCTGGAATTCTCTTTTGTATTTTTAGTCGTTGTATCTGTATCAAAACAGTTCGCAGTAGCAGTTACAAATTGAATACTTCTtttctttcattctttttttttttgtcgagAATCAGCATTGGTCACTGgggcaacttttttttttttgttcatggGCAGTTCAGGTCATTTCAGCAGAAAAAATAATCATAAGTATGTCTATGCATATCAAGAGATCATTATTTCTTGAGGTTTCCTCGTGCTTTGGGGGCAGTCTTGATGGCGTAGTCCTGTTAGAAGCCTAACCTGTATGGGTTGTTTGGACACAGGATTATTGTGGGAGTTTACAGGATTTACTTCAAGAATTTGGATAAAGGCCTGGTCCGCCCCGCGTCTCGCGACTCAGAGCGCCTCCGCcgcacacccccccccccccccccccccccccccccacccccacacacCGCTGGTCCCCCCTCCGGGCATATCGCCAGAGGACGCAGGGAGTATGGATCCATTGTTTTTAATAAGTTTTTTCAATAGATCGAGTTCTTAGGGTTAGGGTCTCTCCATGCCAAGTTTCTTAGTTTGGGGgatttatctcctcctcctctccggcgacggcgagaggGCAGAGTGGAATCGTTTTCTCCATGGTGGCTCTGTTGAAGATGAGGGCGACAACTACGACGTCAGCATCCTCACCGGTATGATGACATGGAGACTTTTATTTCTGGACGGTGACATCAAGGCGGAGATGATGTCGCCGCCATGAaataattttctccggtctcttctccgttttattgtggttagatctggccaCGATGAAGGCCTAGGGAGATAAGTTTCAGATCAGTCTTCCTCATTCTTCGGTggcacaaaaaaagaagaagaagaagaaagacaccagaaagaagaagtttctcaactccggCTACATGAATGTTGGCCGCCGTTCATTGGGTATCTGTTCTCAGGCCTTTTGCCGAGCGTTTGTCTATGCGGTCATCCATACTGCAAAGCGTCGTACAGGTTTAGTTTTGAGATCtggagctattcacagcgtgggtataATTTAGATGAGAATCAGTTTCT includes:
- the LOC136456699 gene encoding protein MICRORCHIDIA 6-like, whose amino-acid sequence is MDAERDIKPFVSPIVATTIQRKLHGPSACQPTALPLECGGTRVLPQTQPQAACVLNQAASELSGGVSDRSISADEALEGTSARRPCSAPPPRLSRKFWGAGDYDAAKGRSAPQPPSLQNRMCVHPEFLHSNATSHKWPFGAVAELLDNAVDEIETGGATTILLDKVIDKRHGSPALLIQDDGGGMDPDSLRRCMSFGFSEKQSGSSIGQYGNGFKTSTMRLGADAIVFTRCTKSSGPTQSIGLLSYTFLVETGHTDVVIPMVDYKCNLMKGQTQRLEHHGSEQFSSNLSVLLKWSPFATEEELMQNFCDIGPHGTKIIVFNLWSNGDDNLELDFDTNPEDIMISGAPNPEEISNTVKRANENHLANRLRYSLRVYASVLYLQLPDYFRIILRGQEVKRRRIAADLIYPECISYKPQSCGIKEAEVLTTIGFLKGAPTISVHGFNIYHKNRLILPFHRVLSTASSKGRSVSGVLEVDFIKPTHDKQDFEKSQLFQRLINRLKEMTNEYWDLYSEKIGYVKMPRVSAAPTPPPPPPPPPVMLPIANGAAEPSERSAPAPAPTQCLRSHGNYVNAVPIAFAPPGFHSAPVKTEAVAPGAPMGYSPSSSPNVQTMQVINQTKSPSMAPGTDSVETRKRRNDDATMTVALKRKAVEDLAGSSSATDQVSQYMGERELKEFKFMKLENRMLREECSEFEMAEKELRLKEQNLRLELEKAQEQFKSLLNEYVSLSAVPTQKR